In candidate division TA06 bacterium, one DNA window encodes the following:
- a CDS encoding four helix bundle protein — MANNRKFKSSKARKFEDLNVYKQARMLTNKVYEITRRGGFSKDYSLVDQIRRASVSVMSNIAEGFERGSNTEFIQFLYIAKGSCGEVRSQLTIAYDQKYVGEDDYKNLVERCVQVSVMLANFIGYLRGSGLRGAKFKKIPRKSMAEELDEMLEEIKRKHNKK; from the coding sequence ATGGCTAATAACAGAAAGTTCAAAAGTTCAAAGGCCAGGAAGTTTGAGGACCTGAATGTATACAAACAAGCCAGGATGCTGACCAACAAGGTTTATGAGATAACGAGGCGAGGTGGCTTCTCCAAAGATTACAGTTTGGTAGATCAGATACGCAGGGCTTCTGTATCGGTGATGTCGAACATTGCTGAAGGATTTGAGCGTGGTTCCAACACCGAGTTCATCCAGTTCCTCTATATTGCAAAAGGTTCTTGCGGCGAGGTCAGGTCTCAGCTCACTATTGCCTATGATCAGAAGTATGTTGGTGAGGACGACTACAAGAACTTGGTCGAGCGATGCGTTCAGGTTAGTGTAATGTTGGCCAATTTCATTGGCTATCTGAGAGGTTCAGGCCTTCGAGGCGCGAAATTCAAGAAAATTCCGAGGAAAAGCATGGCAGAAGAGCTGGACGAGATGCTCGAGGAAATCAAGCGTAAACACAACAAAAAGTAG